A single window of Eleginops maclovinus isolate JMC-PN-2008 ecotype Puerto Natales chromosome 19, JC_Emac_rtc_rv5, whole genome shotgun sequence DNA harbors:
- the LOC134881317 gene encoding nesprin-2-like isoform X2 — protein MENITQAKKSLSDYTCAVTRAAQFLRDIEVSLLPPQGSAGLCSDRLPETQQALASLQQQFQTHVEQLQNQDALHLYLCPQKVEQLQENILSQLLVRMSTLQAKGHIRLEYLSSCAEQYRKYTKSQEEILQSVKSAESSLSQFLSHKVTCLTDCTEQQTKLGVLSEELESLQRRLEELNEWCPERSCRGGRESGVASVWKRVSRLRRCIQELSTRSKQRIAEWSEITNSVEKATSLLEQVEAEHPDVSRMKASTEDLHDLLQSWEQYQDRLDCEHRALSALELRTARLLGVPAHLEQAPSTPLCQQLQAMQGRYSSVKQRSREGLKAVRMELEDREKLRQEMQGVQVWLQAADGLLSELQQSRSTQELQEVHSQLCNHKALLQRIMESLKMKYSDMYSLVPVEIESQLQEVTQSLQQVEVKVGEAVEKSGPVHRLGAKLSEIQAGLMSVQKRLEQKSPNVSIAKLTQKRVWDELDVWHSCLAALEVDMQDLENPEDALTLTERLVEVQQLHSQLAKQAEQRTTLISKIQTWLQEHHEMISSSKSWMAEAKSWLATPCTYTTAKCLSSHVHTLQMVLDDSAQIRKTLQGFSSILQEMSQVCDVTTLQEHLLEADQQVAHVQDSFTAPLSHLGHAADEVEAIETEVRSMENDVAEIKNLLSSPETFPNPKEESFKTVEQKIQSMRRTIDEIQKCKSDLDLPEKAEDTLTVFTIVEQLQALLLDLEKKVPALFIQQPTTPVQANAPSHQQTTSGPHLFKSPSEDAEKEDAEGLIRIVRVKQDVLKQSGASLQTVEHSSAEQRQSPERTQREHPGVLQAEEATESKGSEEQTVEEGGGGVLWWLWDAFLGAPPEARLVVQEATEGATGESTEPSKGDGQDVEGPTDPTEASSSAALSKPLGTVRTQTLPESMVNTASTIEVSKSPSSPQRKCVVS, from the exons ATG gAGAACATCACGCAGGCCAAGAAGTCCCTGAGCGACTACACGTGTGCTGTAACACGGGCGGCTCAGTTCCTGCGGGACATCGAGGTGTCTCTGCTGCCCCCGCAGGGCTCTGCCGGTCTCTGCTCCGACAGGCTGCCGGAGACCCAGCAGGCTCTGGCCTCGCTGCAGCAGCAGTTCCAGACCCATGTGGAGCAGCTCCAGAACCAGGACGCCTTGCATCTTTACCTGTGCCCCCAGAAggtggagcagctgcaggagaacaTCCTGAGTCAGCTCCTGGTGAGGATGTCCACTCTCCAGGCAAAGGGACACATCCGACTGGAATACCTCAGCAG ttgTGCAGAACAGTACAGAAAATACACCAAGAGCCAAGAAGAAATCCTCCAGAGTGTGAAGAGCGCAGAGAGCAGCCTCTCCCAGTTCCTCTCTCATAAAGTCACCTGTCTCACGGACTGCACTGAACAGCAAACCAAGCTTGGA GTTCTGTCCGAGGAGTTGGAGTCCCTGCAGAGGCGTCTGGAGGAGCTGAATGAGTGGTGCCCAGAGCGGAGCTGTCGGGGGGGCAGGGAGTCCGGCGTGGCTTCTGTGTGGAAGCGCGTATCGAGACTACGCCGCTGCATTCAAGAGCTGAGCACACGCAGCAAACAGAGGATCGCAGAATGGAGCGAAATCACCAACAGT GTGGAGAAGGCCACCTCTCTCCTGGAGCAGGTGGAGGCGGAGCATCCTGATGTGTCCCGGATGAAGGCCTCCACCGAGGACCTGCATGACCTGCTGCAGTCCTGGGAGCAGTACCAGGACAGACTGGACTGTGAACATCGCGCCCTGTCCGCTCTGGAGCTGCGCACCGCCAGGCTGCTCGGCGTCCCCGCCCACCTGGAGCAGGCCCCCTCCACTCCGCTCTGTCAGCAGCTGCAGGCCATGCAGGGTCGATACAGCAG TGTGAAGCAGAGGAGTAGGGAGGGTCTGAAAGCAGTCAGGATGGagctggaggacagagagaagctgCGGCAGGAGATGCAGGGCGTCCAGGTCTGGCTGCAGGCTGCAGACGGTCTGctgtcagagctgcagcagagcaggAGCACACAGGAGCTTCAG gaggtCCACAGTCAGCTGTGTAACCACAAGGCTCTGCTGCAGCGCATCATGGAGAGCCTGAAGATGAAATACTCCGACATGTACTCTCTGGTCCCGGTGGAGATCGAGAGCCAGCTGCAGGAGGTCACACAGTCGCTGCAGCAAGTAGAAGTGAAG GTGGGAGAGGCGGTGGAGAAGAGCGGTCCCGTCCATAGGCTGGGGGCGAAGTTGTCTGAGATCCAAGCCGGCCTGATGTCAGTTCAGAAGAGACTGGAACAGAAAAGCCCCAATGTGTCCATCGCTAAACTCACTCAGAAG cgTGTGTGGGACGAGCTGGACGTGTGGCACTCGTGTCTGGCGGCGCTGGAGGTGGACATGCAGGACCTGGAGAACCCTGAGGACGCGCTGACACTCACTGAGAGGCTGGTGGAGgtccagcagctccactccCAGCTGGCCAAACAGGCGGAGCAGAGGACCACCCTCATCAGCAAG ATCCAAACGTGGCTTCAAGAGCACCATGAGATGATCAGCAGCTCTAAGAGCTGGATGGCTGAGGCCAAGTCGTGGCTCGCCACCCCCTGCACCTACACCACGGCTAAGTGTCTGAGCAGCCAtgttcacacactgcag ATGGTGCTGGATGACTCGGCACAGATCCGGAAGACTCTGCAGGGCTTCAGCTCCATCCTGCAGGAGATGTCTCAGGTTTGCGACGTCACGACTCTGCAGGAACACCTTCTGGAAGCCGATCAACAAGTGGCCCACGTCCAGGACAGCTTCACCGCTCCTCTGTCCCACCTGGGCCACGCTGCTGAC GAGGTGGAAGCCATTGAGACTGAAGTCAGGAGTATGGAGAATGATGTGGCTGAGATCAAGAACTTATTGTCTTCTCCGGAGACTTTCCCCAACCCCAAAGAAGAGAGCTTCAAG ACTGTCGAGCAGAAGATCCAGTCCATGAGGAGGACCATAGACGAGATCCAGAAGTGTAAATCGGACCTGGATCTTCCAGAGAAGGCTGAAGACACTCTGACTGTCTTTACTATCgtggagcagctgcaggctctgctgctggaccTGGAGAag AAGGTCCCTGCTCTGTTCATCCAGCAGCCTACGACTCCGGTCCAGGCCAACGCTCCGTCTCACCAGCAGACCACCTCTGGCCCCCATCTCTTTAAGTCCCCATCAGAGGACGCTGAG AAGGAAGACGCGGAGGGACTCATCAGAATCGTCCGTGTGAAACAGGACGTGCTGAAGCAGTCCGGAGCGTCGCTGCAGACTGTGGAGCATTCCTCAGCTGAGCAGAGACAATCCCCGGAAAGAACGCAG AGGGAGCATCCAGGCGTGCTCCAGGCTGAGGAAGCCACAGAGAGCAAAGGGAGTGAGGAGCAGACAGTTgaagaaggtggaggaggtgtTTTATGGTGGCTCTGGGATGCTTTCCTAGGTGCTCCGccagag GCACGTTTGGTTGTCCAAGAAGCGACTGAAGGTGCCACCGGAGAAAGCACTGAACCGAGTAAAGGAGATGGACAG GATGTTGAGGGCCCCACTGACCCCACAGAAGCAAGTTCATCTGCAGCATTATCAAAACCCCTGGGCACAGTCCGAACTCAGACACTGCCTGAGAGCATGGTAAACACAGCCTCCACCATAGAAGTCTCCAAATCCCCCTCGAGCCCCCAGCGGAAATGTGTAGTCTCCTAG
- the LOC134881317 gene encoding nesprin-2-like isoform X3 yields the protein MENITQAKKSLSDYTCAVTRAAQFLRDIEVSLLPPQGSAGLCSDRLPETQQALASLQQQFQTHVEQLQNQDALHLYLCPQKVEQLQENILSQLLVRMSTLQAKGHIRLEYLSSCAEQYRKYTKSQEEILQSVKSAESSLSQFLSHKVTCLTDCTEQQTKLGVLSEELESLQRRLEELNEWCPERSCRGGRESGVASVWKRVSRLRRCIQELSTRSKQRIAEWSEITNSVEKATSLLEQVEAEHPDVSRMKASTEDLHDLLQSWEQYQDRLDCEHRALSALELRTARLLGVPAHLEQAPSTPLCQQLQAMQGRYSSVKQRSREGLKAVRMELEDREKLRQEMQGVQVWLQAADGLLSELQQSRSTQELQEVHSQLCNHKALLQRIMESLKMKYSDMYSLVPVEIESQLQEVTQSLQQVEVKVGEAVEKSGPVHRLGAKLSEIQAGLMSVQKRLEQKSPNVSIAKLTQKRVWDELDVWHSCLAALEVDMQDLENPEDALTLTERLVEVQQLHSQLAKQAEQRTTLISKIQTWLQEHHEMISSSKSWMAEAKSWLATPCTYTTAKCLSSHVHTLQMVLDDSAQIRKTLQGFSSILQEMSQVCDVTTLQEHLLEADQQVAHVQDSFTAPLSHLGHAADEVEAIETEVRSMENDVAEIKNLLSSPETFPNPKEESFKTVEQKIQSMRRTIDEIQKCKSDLDLPEKAEDTLTVFTIVEQLQALLLDLEKKVPALFIQQPTTPVQANAPSHQQTTSGPHLFKSPSEDAEKEDAEGLIRIVRVKQDVLKQSGASLQTVEHSSAEQRQSPERTQARLVVQEATEGATGESTEPSKGDGQDVEGPTDPTEASSSAALSKPLGTVRTQTLPESMVNTASTIEVSKSPSSPQRKCVVS from the exons ATG gAGAACATCACGCAGGCCAAGAAGTCCCTGAGCGACTACACGTGTGCTGTAACACGGGCGGCTCAGTTCCTGCGGGACATCGAGGTGTCTCTGCTGCCCCCGCAGGGCTCTGCCGGTCTCTGCTCCGACAGGCTGCCGGAGACCCAGCAGGCTCTGGCCTCGCTGCAGCAGCAGTTCCAGACCCATGTGGAGCAGCTCCAGAACCAGGACGCCTTGCATCTTTACCTGTGCCCCCAGAAggtggagcagctgcaggagaacaTCCTGAGTCAGCTCCTGGTGAGGATGTCCACTCTCCAGGCAAAGGGACACATCCGACTGGAATACCTCAGCAG ttgTGCAGAACAGTACAGAAAATACACCAAGAGCCAAGAAGAAATCCTCCAGAGTGTGAAGAGCGCAGAGAGCAGCCTCTCCCAGTTCCTCTCTCATAAAGTCACCTGTCTCACGGACTGCACTGAACAGCAAACCAAGCTTGGA GTTCTGTCCGAGGAGTTGGAGTCCCTGCAGAGGCGTCTGGAGGAGCTGAATGAGTGGTGCCCAGAGCGGAGCTGTCGGGGGGGCAGGGAGTCCGGCGTGGCTTCTGTGTGGAAGCGCGTATCGAGACTACGCCGCTGCATTCAAGAGCTGAGCACACGCAGCAAACAGAGGATCGCAGAATGGAGCGAAATCACCAACAGT GTGGAGAAGGCCACCTCTCTCCTGGAGCAGGTGGAGGCGGAGCATCCTGATGTGTCCCGGATGAAGGCCTCCACCGAGGACCTGCATGACCTGCTGCAGTCCTGGGAGCAGTACCAGGACAGACTGGACTGTGAACATCGCGCCCTGTCCGCTCTGGAGCTGCGCACCGCCAGGCTGCTCGGCGTCCCCGCCCACCTGGAGCAGGCCCCCTCCACTCCGCTCTGTCAGCAGCTGCAGGCCATGCAGGGTCGATACAGCAG TGTGAAGCAGAGGAGTAGGGAGGGTCTGAAAGCAGTCAGGATGGagctggaggacagagagaagctgCGGCAGGAGATGCAGGGCGTCCAGGTCTGGCTGCAGGCTGCAGACGGTCTGctgtcagagctgcagcagagcaggAGCACACAGGAGCTTCAG gaggtCCACAGTCAGCTGTGTAACCACAAGGCTCTGCTGCAGCGCATCATGGAGAGCCTGAAGATGAAATACTCCGACATGTACTCTCTGGTCCCGGTGGAGATCGAGAGCCAGCTGCAGGAGGTCACACAGTCGCTGCAGCAAGTAGAAGTGAAG GTGGGAGAGGCGGTGGAGAAGAGCGGTCCCGTCCATAGGCTGGGGGCGAAGTTGTCTGAGATCCAAGCCGGCCTGATGTCAGTTCAGAAGAGACTGGAACAGAAAAGCCCCAATGTGTCCATCGCTAAACTCACTCAGAAG cgTGTGTGGGACGAGCTGGACGTGTGGCACTCGTGTCTGGCGGCGCTGGAGGTGGACATGCAGGACCTGGAGAACCCTGAGGACGCGCTGACACTCACTGAGAGGCTGGTGGAGgtccagcagctccactccCAGCTGGCCAAACAGGCGGAGCAGAGGACCACCCTCATCAGCAAG ATCCAAACGTGGCTTCAAGAGCACCATGAGATGATCAGCAGCTCTAAGAGCTGGATGGCTGAGGCCAAGTCGTGGCTCGCCACCCCCTGCACCTACACCACGGCTAAGTGTCTGAGCAGCCAtgttcacacactgcag ATGGTGCTGGATGACTCGGCACAGATCCGGAAGACTCTGCAGGGCTTCAGCTCCATCCTGCAGGAGATGTCTCAGGTTTGCGACGTCACGACTCTGCAGGAACACCTTCTGGAAGCCGATCAACAAGTGGCCCACGTCCAGGACAGCTTCACCGCTCCTCTGTCCCACCTGGGCCACGCTGCTGAC GAGGTGGAAGCCATTGAGACTGAAGTCAGGAGTATGGAGAATGATGTGGCTGAGATCAAGAACTTATTGTCTTCTCCGGAGACTTTCCCCAACCCCAAAGAAGAGAGCTTCAAG ACTGTCGAGCAGAAGATCCAGTCCATGAGGAGGACCATAGACGAGATCCAGAAGTGTAAATCGGACCTGGATCTTCCAGAGAAGGCTGAAGACACTCTGACTGTCTTTACTATCgtggagcagctgcaggctctgctgctggaccTGGAGAag AAGGTCCCTGCTCTGTTCATCCAGCAGCCTACGACTCCGGTCCAGGCCAACGCTCCGTCTCACCAGCAGACCACCTCTGGCCCCCATCTCTTTAAGTCCCCATCAGAGGACGCTGAG AAGGAAGACGCGGAGGGACTCATCAGAATCGTCCGTGTGAAACAGGACGTGCTGAAGCAGTCCGGAGCGTCGCTGCAGACTGTGGAGCATTCCTCAGCTGAGCAGAGACAATCCCCGGAAAGAACGCAG GCACGTTTGGTTGTCCAAGAAGCGACTGAAGGTGCCACCGGAGAAAGCACTGAACCGAGTAAAGGAGATGGACAG GATGTTGAGGGCCCCACTGACCCCACAGAAGCAAGTTCATCTGCAGCATTATCAAAACCCCTGGGCACAGTCCGAACTCAGACACTGCCTGAGAGCATGGTAAACACAGCCTCCACCATAGAAGTCTCCAAATCCCCCTCGAGCCCCCAGCGGAAATGTGTAGTCTCCTAG
- the LOC134881317 gene encoding nesprin-2-like isoform X1 gives MENITQAKKSLSDYTCAVTRAAQFLRDIEVSLLPPQGSAGLCSDRLPETQQALASLQQQFQTHVEQLQNQDALHLYLCPQKVEQLQENILSQLLVRMSTLQAKGHIRLEYLSSCAEQYRKYTKSQEEILQSVKSAESSLSQFLSHKVTCLTDCTEQQTKLGVLSEELESLQRRLEELNEWCPERSCRGGRESGVASVWKRVSRLRRCIQELSTRSKQRIAEWSEITNSVEKATSLLEQVEAEHPDVSRMKASTEDLHDLLQSWEQYQDRLDCEHRALSALELRTARLLGVPAHLEQAPSTPLCQQLQAMQGRYSSVKQRSREGLKAVRMELEDREKLRQEMQGVQVWLQAADGLLSELQQSRSTQELQEVHSQLCNHKALLQRIMESLKMKYSDMYSLVPVEIESQLQEVTQSLQQVEVKVGEAVEKSGPVHRLGAKLSEIQAGLMSVQKRLEQKSPNVSIAKLTQKRVWDELDVWHSCLAALEVDMQDLENPEDALTLTERLVEVQQLHSQLAKQAEQRTTLISKIQTWLQEHHEMISSSKSWMAEAKSWLATPCTYTTAKCLSSHVHTLQMVLDDSAQIRKTLQGFSSILQEMSQVCDVTTLQEHLLEADQQVAHVQDSFTAPLSHLGHAADEVEAIETEVRSMENDVAEIKNLLSSPETFPNPKEESFKTVEQKIQSMRRTIDEIQKCKSDLDLPEKAEDTLTVFTIVEQLQALLLDLEKKVPALFIQQPTTPVQANAPSHQQTTSGPHLFKSPSEDAEKEDAEGLIRIVRVKQDVLKQSGASLQTVEHSSAEQRQSPERTQQREHPGVLQAEEATESKGSEEQTVEEGGGGVLWWLWDAFLGAPPEARLVVQEATEGATGESTEPSKGDGQDVEGPTDPTEASSSAALSKPLGTVRTQTLPESMVNTASTIEVSKSPSSPQRKCVVS, from the exons ATG gAGAACATCACGCAGGCCAAGAAGTCCCTGAGCGACTACACGTGTGCTGTAACACGGGCGGCTCAGTTCCTGCGGGACATCGAGGTGTCTCTGCTGCCCCCGCAGGGCTCTGCCGGTCTCTGCTCCGACAGGCTGCCGGAGACCCAGCAGGCTCTGGCCTCGCTGCAGCAGCAGTTCCAGACCCATGTGGAGCAGCTCCAGAACCAGGACGCCTTGCATCTTTACCTGTGCCCCCAGAAggtggagcagctgcaggagaacaTCCTGAGTCAGCTCCTGGTGAGGATGTCCACTCTCCAGGCAAAGGGACACATCCGACTGGAATACCTCAGCAG ttgTGCAGAACAGTACAGAAAATACACCAAGAGCCAAGAAGAAATCCTCCAGAGTGTGAAGAGCGCAGAGAGCAGCCTCTCCCAGTTCCTCTCTCATAAAGTCACCTGTCTCACGGACTGCACTGAACAGCAAACCAAGCTTGGA GTTCTGTCCGAGGAGTTGGAGTCCCTGCAGAGGCGTCTGGAGGAGCTGAATGAGTGGTGCCCAGAGCGGAGCTGTCGGGGGGGCAGGGAGTCCGGCGTGGCTTCTGTGTGGAAGCGCGTATCGAGACTACGCCGCTGCATTCAAGAGCTGAGCACACGCAGCAAACAGAGGATCGCAGAATGGAGCGAAATCACCAACAGT GTGGAGAAGGCCACCTCTCTCCTGGAGCAGGTGGAGGCGGAGCATCCTGATGTGTCCCGGATGAAGGCCTCCACCGAGGACCTGCATGACCTGCTGCAGTCCTGGGAGCAGTACCAGGACAGACTGGACTGTGAACATCGCGCCCTGTCCGCTCTGGAGCTGCGCACCGCCAGGCTGCTCGGCGTCCCCGCCCACCTGGAGCAGGCCCCCTCCACTCCGCTCTGTCAGCAGCTGCAGGCCATGCAGGGTCGATACAGCAG TGTGAAGCAGAGGAGTAGGGAGGGTCTGAAAGCAGTCAGGATGGagctggaggacagagagaagctgCGGCAGGAGATGCAGGGCGTCCAGGTCTGGCTGCAGGCTGCAGACGGTCTGctgtcagagctgcagcagagcaggAGCACACAGGAGCTTCAG gaggtCCACAGTCAGCTGTGTAACCACAAGGCTCTGCTGCAGCGCATCATGGAGAGCCTGAAGATGAAATACTCCGACATGTACTCTCTGGTCCCGGTGGAGATCGAGAGCCAGCTGCAGGAGGTCACACAGTCGCTGCAGCAAGTAGAAGTGAAG GTGGGAGAGGCGGTGGAGAAGAGCGGTCCCGTCCATAGGCTGGGGGCGAAGTTGTCTGAGATCCAAGCCGGCCTGATGTCAGTTCAGAAGAGACTGGAACAGAAAAGCCCCAATGTGTCCATCGCTAAACTCACTCAGAAG cgTGTGTGGGACGAGCTGGACGTGTGGCACTCGTGTCTGGCGGCGCTGGAGGTGGACATGCAGGACCTGGAGAACCCTGAGGACGCGCTGACACTCACTGAGAGGCTGGTGGAGgtccagcagctccactccCAGCTGGCCAAACAGGCGGAGCAGAGGACCACCCTCATCAGCAAG ATCCAAACGTGGCTTCAAGAGCACCATGAGATGATCAGCAGCTCTAAGAGCTGGATGGCTGAGGCCAAGTCGTGGCTCGCCACCCCCTGCACCTACACCACGGCTAAGTGTCTGAGCAGCCAtgttcacacactgcag ATGGTGCTGGATGACTCGGCACAGATCCGGAAGACTCTGCAGGGCTTCAGCTCCATCCTGCAGGAGATGTCTCAGGTTTGCGACGTCACGACTCTGCAGGAACACCTTCTGGAAGCCGATCAACAAGTGGCCCACGTCCAGGACAGCTTCACCGCTCCTCTGTCCCACCTGGGCCACGCTGCTGAC GAGGTGGAAGCCATTGAGACTGAAGTCAGGAGTATGGAGAATGATGTGGCTGAGATCAAGAACTTATTGTCTTCTCCGGAGACTTTCCCCAACCCCAAAGAAGAGAGCTTCAAG ACTGTCGAGCAGAAGATCCAGTCCATGAGGAGGACCATAGACGAGATCCAGAAGTGTAAATCGGACCTGGATCTTCCAGAGAAGGCTGAAGACACTCTGACTGTCTTTACTATCgtggagcagctgcaggctctgctgctggaccTGGAGAag AAGGTCCCTGCTCTGTTCATCCAGCAGCCTACGACTCCGGTCCAGGCCAACGCTCCGTCTCACCAGCAGACCACCTCTGGCCCCCATCTCTTTAAGTCCCCATCAGAGGACGCTGAG AAGGAAGACGCGGAGGGACTCATCAGAATCGTCCGTGTGAAACAGGACGTGCTGAAGCAGTCCGGAGCGTCGCTGCAGACTGTGGAGCATTCCTCAGCTGAGCAGAGACAATCCCCGGAAAGAACGCAG CAGAGGGAGCATCCAGGCGTGCTCCAGGCTGAGGAAGCCACAGAGAGCAAAGGGAGTGAGGAGCAGACAGTTgaagaaggtggaggaggtgtTTTATGGTGGCTCTGGGATGCTTTCCTAGGTGCTCCGccagag GCACGTTTGGTTGTCCAAGAAGCGACTGAAGGTGCCACCGGAGAAAGCACTGAACCGAGTAAAGGAGATGGACAG GATGTTGAGGGCCCCACTGACCCCACAGAAGCAAGTTCATCTGCAGCATTATCAAAACCCCTGGGCACAGTCCGAACTCAGACACTGCCTGAGAGCATGGTAAACACAGCCTCCACCATAGAAGTCTCCAAATCCCCCTCGAGCCCCCAGCGGAAATGTGTAGTCTCCTAG